The stretch of DNA ACGGTCGATCCGCAACGCGACACGCGTGAAGTCATGGCAAATTACCTGAAGTCTTTTGATGCGCGGATCGTTGGCCTGACAGGAACGCAGGCGCAGATCGACCAAGTGACCAAAGAATACCGCGTGTACGTTGCTCTGGATAAATCAGAGAAGAGTGGCGACGACTATCCCGTGTCGCACAGCGGGTACCTCTATCTGATGGACCCCAAGGGGACGTTCGTAAACGTTATCGAGGGCAAGGAGGATGGCGACGCCATTGCAACATGGCTGCGGCAGCAAATGACCAGCTCGACGCGGTGGAGGAACAGCTCATGAAACCGAGAGGCTATCTGATATCGATTCTGCCGCTGCTATTGCTTTCCGGCGGCTTCGCGCATTCACAAACAGCAGGTCAAAATTCGATCGCCATCGAGCGCGCCTGGTCACGCGCAACGCCGGCCGGAGCGAAAAACGGAGCCGTCTATGGAACGGTGATCAACAAGGGGAATGTGGGCGACAGCCTTGTGGGCGCCGCAACGCCTGTAGGAGATCAGGTTCAATTCCACAGCGTTGCCGAAGAAAATGGCGTATCTCGCATGCGCGAAATGCCTACCGTTGACGTTCGACCTGGAGCAAAGGTCACGTTCAGTCCAGGAGGCATGCACATCATGATCGTCGGATTGAAAGAGCCTCTCAAGGAGGGGCAGAGCTTTCCCATGACGATGACTTTCGAAAAGGTGGGCAAGATCGACGTGATGGTTCCTGTCGCGAAGGTAGGCGCCATGCAAGGCCCCGCCATGGATTCCATGACGCATGGGGTTGGCGAACCAATGAAGAAGTGAGCGATGACTGAAGAGCAGAACATCCCGTCGAGAAATCTCACGCGCCGTCGAAACCTGCGCGTCGTCCTGCCGTCTGTCGCCGTCATCGGCATCGCGCTTGGGCTTGTCGCATATTCACTGTCCGAGACATCTCAGGATAAATTCGACCAGCGTGTGCATGACTATTTGATGGCTCATCCCGAGGTTATCATGGAGTCTGTCAATCGGCTTGAGGCTCGTGCACGCGAGAAAGCAGAAACAGACATCCAGAAGGTCCTCCAGGCTCGCGCAGACGAGGTCTTTCGTGACCCTGACAGTCCAGCCAGTGGCAATCTCAATGGCGATGTCACTCTTGTCGAGTTCTTCGATTACAACTGCCCATACTGCCGCCAAGTGGCGCCAGTGGTGGCGAAGGCACAGCAAGCCGATTCTCAGCTGCGTGTCGTCTACAAGGAATTCCCCATCCTTGGGCCAAATTCCACGGTCGCTGCGAAGGCCGCCCTCGCCGCCCATAAGCAAGGCAAATACGTCGAATTCCACCGGGCACTTTATCAGCTGCGGGGTGCCGTCGATGAAAGCAAGGTGATGGAGGTGGCCGCCGCAATTGGCTTGGATGTCGAGCGCCTCAAGGCGGACATGCAAGATTCCAAGATCCAGGCGTCCATCCAAAAAAATCTCGCGCTCGCCCAGGCCCTTCGCATCAACGGCACGCCGGGTTTTGTAATCGGTGACCAAATCTTTCGCGGGGCGACCGACTTGAACACCTTGCAGACATGGGTTCGTACGGCCCGGGAGCATCGGCAATAAGTCCTGGACAATTTAGGACAAGCATCGGACATGATGGAAATCTCAACGAGCGCGATCACGGCCGCCTTTGCTGCGGGAGCCATTTCGTTCCTGTCGCCCTGCGTATTGCCGCTGGTGCCGGCTTACGTTTCGTACGTTGCAGGACAATCGATTGCGCATCCAGGGGCGCCAAGGGCGATGATCGTCCGGCTTCAAGCCATCGCACTGAGCGCCTGTTTCGTTCTGGGTTTTACAACGATTTTCGTCATCCTGGGTGCCAGCGCGACCGCTCTTGGCGAAGCACTCATATCCTACAAACATGAATTGGGCATTGTGAGCGGGGCGATTGTCATTGGTTTCGGCCTATTCACGATCGGGCTGATGCGGCCTTCGTGGCTCCATCGCGATATTCGGTCCCCCCTGACACTTCCAGGTGGGCACCCAATCGCCGCCTATGCACTAGGCATGGCCTTCGCTTTCGGCTGGACGCCCTGTATCGGACCGATGTTGGGGACGATCCTCACGGTTAGTGCAGCGTCAACTACAGTGGCCAGAGGGATAGCGTTCTTGGCCATCTATTCACTGGGACTCGGCGTGCCATTCCTGCTGGCGGCGGCGCTTACCGACGGCTTTCTAGCAAGGCTTAAATCGATCGGCCGGGTCGGTCGTATCCTGCAGCCGCTCGCCGGCGGAGTTATGGTTCTCATAGGCGTTACCATGGTCACGGGCTATCTCACCGCATTTTCGTTCTGGCTGTTGGAGATGTTTCCGGTGCTGGCGACCTTCGGATGAGTATGGACCAGGAGATCGTAGGCGGCGGAGCGCCCCAACAGAGCCCGAAGACCGACAGGGTGTCCTACGAGGGGAAAGACAAGGAAGGCAATCCGGTCAAGGTGACCTATCAGCGCTCGCAGCTCCCCAGCCAAAGCGATGTCGTCAAGAAGGAAGTCGATCCAGCATTCGCCAACGATCAGTACTGGCTGCTCCTCCCGCCCCACTTGGCGTGGGACGGCGCGACTGCCACCGACGAGGGCCAGCAGAAACGACCGACAGGCGATGCGTCCGCTCAGCGGGTCGTGATGAAATACCCGTCGGAGCGCGGCTACCAGCCCGGCGACACCTGGGAGCTCTACGTTGGCGCCGACAAGCGAATCGAGAAGATCGTCCGCCGCCAACCCGCCTCACCTCGTGACCGCGACATATGCGGACTATAAGAAGGCTGGCCCGCTCCTGATCTCCACGAATCATCCCGGGGGTGGTGGACAGAAAACCCTTCCGGATTGCCGTTATAGATGTGTCAGTTAAACTGACGGGCTCGAACAACTGGATCGACGCCAAATGAACCTCGGCGTCTGATTGCGAAGGCCGAGGCGCACCTCCCGATAGCCCTCGGTGCGGTCGCCTAGCCAGTTCATCGGTACGAAGCGTAACGATTCAGCCAACCGAGGCGTAAGACCTAACTATTGAAATCCTTGGAGCACGCGCCTATGCCCAAAAATCCCTTCACCGATGTCTGGCAGTTCCTGACCGCGGCTACCGGCGACTATCTCAGTCTGGGAAACTGGCGCTATCTCATCCTGGCGCTGTTCTGGGCGCTGCTGCTCGCCAGCATCGCCGTGGCCTTCCAGAACTGGCGGGAGGATCCGGCGCAACGGACCGGCCGACATCTCGGAGTCTGGCTGGTCCGAGTCCTGATCGGCTGCATGTGGTTTGAGGGCATGTTGTGGAAACTTCCGCTTCCCGTGTCCGGTGGTCTGCAATACTGGACCGAACAGGAAACGACCCGCGCTGCGTTCGAGTTTCACAGCACCTTCCTGAAGGAGGTCGTGCTACCCAACATGAAGGTCTTTGGGCCAATTGTTTTTCTTGCCGAACTGGCGTTCGCAGCTTCGATGATCCTCGGACTTGCGGTGCGCTTAGTGGGCGTGCTGGCGCTCGCTTATGTGGTGCAACTCTGGCTCGGAATCTATCGGCCGGGCGATCCGGCCGAGTGGCCGTGGTCGTATATGTTCCTGGCCTTTCTGATGTTCCTGTTTGTGGTCGAGGGCGCTGGCCGCAGTCTCGGCCTTGATGCCCGGTTGCGTCGCGAAGTGCCCGCCGTGCGCGACGGCAGGGGCCTTATCGGCTGGTTCTTCAACATCGCCGGTTAGTCATCATCGCTTTGTGCGGGGACAAGCACATGTTGGCACTGGCCCGCGCAGTAACGCTTCTTGTGGCGCTGGGCGCAACTTGCGCGTACACCGCTGACACTGGTTATCTGGCTCCGCCAGGAGTTCCCGCAAAGGAGTTTCCCTCTCCTCGGCGTCCGGTTGCACAGATCGTCAGCCCAACCCGCTCCAACGAAGCGCACCGCGACTCCCTGAATGAGGCCGGCGAGATCGCCCGTTTTCTTGAGCTGAAGTCAGGTATGACGGTCGGCGACATCGGTGCAGGCAGTGGCTACCACACGGTCCGGCTTTCACGCCTCGTCGGCCCCACCGGCTCGGTCGTCGCCGAGGACGTCAGGCGCGATTACCTCACCAAGCTCGCCAGGCGAACGGAACGCCTGAGACTGACAAACGTCATATTTGCGTTGGGCGAGCCACACGACCCGCGCCTGCCCGCTTCCTCGCTCGACGTCGCTATCCTCGTGCACATGTATCACGAGATAACGCAGCCCTATGC from Bradyrhizobium sp. AZCC 1693 encodes:
- a CDS encoding copper chaperone PCu(A)C, which codes for MKPRGYLISILPLLLLSGGFAHSQTAGQNSIAIERAWSRATPAGAKNGAVYGTVINKGNVGDSLVGAATPVGDQVQFHSVAEENGVSRMREMPTVDVRPGAKVTFSPGGMHIMIVGLKEPLKEGQSFPMTMTFEKVGKIDVMVPVAKVGAMQGPAMDSMTHGVGEPMKK
- a CDS encoding DoxX family protein; this encodes MPKNPFTDVWQFLTAATGDYLSLGNWRYLILALFWALLLASIAVAFQNWREDPAQRTGRHLGVWLVRVLIGCMWFEGMLWKLPLPVSGGLQYWTEQETTRAAFEFHSTFLKEVVLPNMKVFGPIVFLAELAFAASMILGLAVRLVGVLALAYVVQLWLGIYRPGDPAEWPWSYMFLAFLMFLFVVEGAGRSLGLDARLRREVPAVRDGRGLIGWFFNIAG
- a CDS encoding cytochrome c biogenesis CcdA family protein produces the protein MEISTSAITAAFAAGAISFLSPCVLPLVPAYVSYVAGQSIAHPGAPRAMIVRLQAIALSACFVLGFTTIFVILGASATALGEALISYKHELGIVSGAIVIGFGLFTIGLMRPSWLHRDIRSPLTLPGGHPIAAYALGMAFAFGWTPCIGPMLGTILTVSAASTTVARGIAFLAIYSLGLGVPFLLAAALTDGFLARLKSIGRVGRILQPLAGGVMVLIGVTMVTGYLTAFSFWLLEMFPVLATFG
- a CDS encoding methyltransferase domain-containing protein, producing MLALARAVTLLVALGATCAYTADTGYLAPPGVPAKEFPSPRRPVAQIVSPTRSNEAHRDSLNEAGEIARFLELKSGMTVGDIGAGSGYHTVRLSRLVGPTGSVVAEDVRRDYLTKLARRTERLRLTNVIFALGEPHDPRLPASSLDVAILVHMYHEITQPYAFLYNLAPALKPGARIGIVDQERPTTEHGTPIELLRCELSAVGYREIATHQLAGDGGYLAVFSPPGEANRKSPGEIIACGNRAGAR
- a CDS encoding DsbA family protein, whose translation is MTEEQNIPSRNLTRRRNLRVVLPSVAVIGIALGLVAYSLSETSQDKFDQRVHDYLMAHPEVIMESVNRLEARAREKAETDIQKVLQARADEVFRDPDSPASGNLNGDVTLVEFFDYNCPYCRQVAPVVAKAQQADSQLRVVYKEFPILGPNSTVAAKAALAAHKQGKYVEFHRALYQLRGAVDESKVMEVAAAIGLDVERLKADMQDSKIQASIQKNLALAQALRINGTPGFVIGDQIFRGATDLNTLQTWVRTAREHRQ